Proteins co-encoded in one Candidatus Thiodictyon syntrophicum genomic window:
- a CDS encoding XrtA/PEP-CTERM system exopolysaccharide export protein has translation MRQLGILGAAILSVALTGCSTPKFSSLPEATYELRSASKYKIGPGDSVQIFVWRYPEVSTTVPVRPDGYITAPLLEDIPASGKTPTELARDLEQALSVYLRDPLVTVIVQGFQGIYPEQIRVLGEAAHAQSLRYIDGMTLLDLMIAVGGTTQFAAGNRAVLMRFEKGERKRYTVRLDDLIKRADMAANVDMRPGDILIIPESWF, from the coding sequence GTGCGTCAGTTAGGTATCCTCGGGGCTGCGATTCTGTCGGTCGCCTTGACCGGTTGCTCCACGCCGAAGTTTTCTTCGTTACCGGAGGCAACTTATGAGCTGCGCTCGGCCAGCAAGTACAAGATCGGCCCCGGGGACTCGGTCCAGATTTTCGTTTGGCGCTATCCCGAGGTCAGCACCACCGTGCCGGTTCGCCCCGACGGCTATATCACGGCGCCACTGCTTGAGGATATTCCCGCCTCCGGGAAGACCCCAACCGAGCTTGCCCGCGACCTGGAGCAGGCCTTGTCGGTGTACCTGCGCGATCCCCTGGTAACGGTCATCGTGCAGGGGTTTCAGGGGATTTACCCGGAACAGATACGCGTCCTCGGCGAGGCGGCCCATGCCCAGTCGTTACGCTATATCGACGGTATGACGTTGCTTGACTTGATGATTGCGGTCGGCGGCACGACCCAGTTCGCGGCCGGCAACCGCGCAGTTTTGATGCGCTTTGAGAAAGGGGAGCGCAAGCGCTACACGGTGAGGCTCGACGACTTGATCAAGCGCGCCGACATGGCTGCCAATGTCGACATGCGCCCCGGCGATATCCTCATCATTCCCGAATCCTGGTTCTAG
- the dksA gene encoding RNA polymerase-binding protein DksA: MAETASNPANHQEPKAFGFEPYKAASDEEYMSPGQEEHFRLILLAWKQSLMEEVDRTVHHMQDEATNFPDPNDRATQESEFSLELRTRDRERKLIKKIEEAMTRITEHEYGYCEACGVEIGIRRLEARPTATLCIDCKTLDEIREKQRG, encoded by the coding sequence ATGGCCGAGACAGCATCCAACCCAGCCAACCATCAGGAGCCCAAGGCCTTCGGCTTTGAGCCCTACAAGGCGGCGAGCGACGAAGAGTATATGAGCCCGGGACAGGAGGAACACTTCCGCCTGATCCTGCTGGCCTGGAAGCAATCGCTGATGGAAGAGGTGGACCGGACCGTCCACCACATGCAGGACGAGGCGACCAACTTCCCGGACCCGAACGACCGCGCCACCCAGGAGTCGGAGTTCAGCCTGGAACTGCGCACCCGGGACCGCGAGCGCAAGTTGATCAAAAAGATCGAGGAGGCCATGACCCGTATCACCGAACACGAGTACGGGTATTGCGAGGCGTGCGGGGTGGAAATCGGCATCCGCCGACTGGAGGCCCGCCCCACGGCCACGCTCTGCATCGACTGCAAGACCCTGGACGAGATTCG